One genomic segment of Pseudobdellovibrionaceae bacterium includes these proteins:
- the uvrA gene encoding excinuclease ABC subunit UvrA produces MGRNIFEDAIVIKNAREHNLKGLDLRLPRNHITVITGLSGSGKSSFAFDTVYAEGQRRYVESLSAYARQFLEQLKKPDVDSITGLSPAIAIDQKSVGTNPRSTVGTVTEVYDYLRLLFAKIGVPECPTHKIPVASQTPQQIIDEIRKLPEGTKFYVLAPIVQGKKGEFLGDFQKWAKRGFLKAKVDGKFIDLETATKLQKTKTHDIDLVIDQLALKDNFKHRLSESVNTALSMAGGRVVVEDTKGQRFSYSLHSSCPECGFSFPDLEPRIFSFNNPRGYCPTCLGLGTLDLVEEEVYGGDGDSRVLEGVRYKLRNEGKKLGDDEEEEEITDFATCPSCLGSRLRPESLSIRIDGTNIATLSEMSCVDLKAWVERIPVKDKDKFIADKIVAQISSRLQYLIRVGCGYLSLSRTARTLSGGEGQRIRLATQVGSSLIGVLYVMDEPSIGLHPRDHHRLLDILKELKERGNTILLVEHDEDTIRSADYVIDFGPRAGKLGGELMAEGTPEEIAKNPRSMTGKYLSGVLSIPLPAKLRPGNGKFLEVKGASGNNLKNVDMKLPLGTLTAVTGVSGSGKSTLIIDTLYRVLGQKFNKSSINPAPFKEVHGLEHLDKVIEINQRPIGRTPRSTPATYTGLFPLIRDMFAGLPEARLRGYEPGRFSFNVKGGRCETCQGHGQIRLAMHFLADVFVMCETCQGRRYNRETLNVKYNGKSIADVLDMNVGEALEFFKNIPQIARKLETLNRVGLDYMTLGQPSTTLSGGEAQRVKLSKELSKRGTGSTLYILDEPTTGLHFEDVRKLVELLHDLANQGNTVLVIEHNMEVVKTADHVIDLGPDGGSKGGLIVAAGTPASVAKVAASETGKFLKHYFK; encoded by the coding sequence ATGGGCCGCAATATTTTTGAAGATGCCATTGTGATCAAGAACGCCCGCGAGCATAACCTCAAGGGCCTTGATCTTCGCCTTCCCCGAAATCACATCACCGTCATTACCGGTCTCTCGGGAAGTGGGAAGAGTTCCTTCGCCTTCGACACCGTCTACGCCGAAGGCCAACGTCGTTACGTCGAAAGCCTTTCGGCCTACGCGCGCCAGTTCCTTGAACAGCTGAAAAAACCCGACGTCGATTCCATCACGGGGCTTTCCCCCGCGATCGCCATCGATCAGAAATCCGTGGGGACGAATCCGCGCTCCACCGTCGGGACCGTGACCGAGGTCTACGATTATCTGCGCCTGCTCTTTGCAAAGATCGGCGTGCCCGAGTGCCCGACGCACAAAATTCCGGTGGCGTCGCAAACGCCCCAGCAGATCATCGACGAGATCCGCAAACTGCCCGAAGGCACGAAGTTCTACGTCCTTGCGCCCATCGTGCAGGGGAAGAAGGGTGAGTTCCTCGGCGACTTCCAGAAATGGGCGAAACGCGGCTTTCTGAAAGCGAAGGTCGACGGCAAGTTCATCGATCTCGAAACCGCGACGAAACTGCAAAAGACGAAGACCCACGACATCGACCTCGTGATCGATCAACTGGCTTTGAAGGACAACTTCAAACACCGTCTGAGCGAAAGCGTGAACACCGCTTTGTCCATGGCGGGCGGGCGCGTGGTCGTCGAGGACACGAAGGGGCAGCGCTTCTCGTACTCTCTTCACTCATCTTGCCCCGAGTGCGGCTTCAGCTTTCCGGATCTCGAGCCGCGGATCTTCTCGTTCAACAATCCGCGCGGCTATTGCCCCACCTGTTTGGGGCTCGGCACTTTGGATCTCGTGGAAGAGGAAGTCTACGGCGGCGACGGGGACTCGCGGGTTCTCGAGGGCGTGCGCTACAAACTCCGCAATGAGGGCAAGAAGCTCGGCGACGACGAGGAAGAAGAAGAGATCACGGACTTCGCGACCTGTCCCAGCTGCCTGGGCTCGCGGCTACGTCCCGAGTCGCTCAGCATTCGTATCGACGGCACCAACATCGCGACCTTGTCCGAGATGAGCTGCGTGGACCTGAAAGCCTGGGTCGAGCGCATTCCCGTCAAAGACAAAGATAAATTCATCGCGGATAAAATCGTCGCGCAGATCTCGTCACGACTTCAGTATCTGATTCGCGTGGGCTGCGGTTACCTGTCGCTTTCGCGGACGGCGCGGACGCTTTCGGGCGGTGAAGGGCAGCGGATCCGTCTGGCGACCCAGGTGGGCTCGTCGCTCATCGGCGTTTTGTACGTCATGGATGAGCCCTCCATCGGTCTGCATCCCCGGGATCACCACCGGCTGCTCGATATTTTGAAAGAGCTGAAAGAGCGCGGCAATACGATCCTTCTGGTCGAACACGACGAGGATACGATCCGCTCGGCCGATTACGTGATCGACTTCGGACCGCGCGCGGGGAAACTGGGCGGTGAGCTCATGGCCGAAGGCACCCCCGAAGAGATCGCGAAAAATCCGCGTTCCATGACTGGAAAATACCTATCGGGCGTGTTGTCGATCCCTTTGCCTGCGAAGCTGCGTCCTGGAAACGGCAAGTTTCTCGAGGTGAAGGGAGCTTCGGGTAACAATCTGAAAAACGTCGACATGAAACTTCCCCTCGGCACGTTGACCGCGGTCACCGGCGTTTCGGGAAGCGGCAAGTCCACGCTCATCATCGATACGCTGTACCGGGTGCTCGGACAGAAGTTCAACAAGTCGAGCATCAACCCCGCGCCCTTCAAAGAGGTCCACGGGCTGGAGCACCTCGACAAGGTCATCGAAATCAACCAACGCCCCATCGGCCGCACGCCGCGCTCAACCCCCGCGACCTACACGGGGCTGTTCCCTTTGATCCGCGACATGTTCGCGGGACTTCCCGAGGCGCGCCTGCGCGGTTACGAACCCGGTCGTTTCAGCTTCAACGTGAAGGGTGGGCGTTGTGAAACCTGTCAGGGGCACGGCCAGATCCGTCTGGCGATGCACTTTCTGGCGGACGTCTTCGTGATGTGCGAGACCTGCCAAGGCCGTCGTTACAACCGCGAAACTCTGAACGTGAAATACAACGGCAAATCCATCGCGGACGTCCTCGATATGAACGTGGGCGAAGCTTTGGAGTTTTTCAAAAACATCCCGCAGATCGCGCGTAAGTTGGAAACCTTAAACCGCGTGGGTCTTGACTACATGACGCTGGGACAGCCTTCGACGACACTGTCGGGCGGCGAAGCGCAGCGGGTGAAGCTCTCGAAAGAGCTTTCCAAACGCGGCACCGGTTCCACGCTCTATATTTTGGATGAGCCCACCACGGGTCTGCACTTCGAAGATGTGCGTAAGCTCGTGGAGCTCCTGCACGACCTCGCGAATCAGGGCAACACGGTGCTGGTCATCGAACACAATATGGAGGTCGTGAAAACGGCCGACCACGTGATCGACCTCGGCCCCGATGGCGGCTCGAAGGGCGGCCTGATCGTCGCGGCGGGCACTCCTGCCTCGGTGGCCAAGGTTGCGGCCTCCGAGACGGGGAAGTTTTTGAAGCATTATTTTAAGTAA
- a CDS encoding transcriptional repressor, with protein MNLSTPEVSNESILPRQETITDRLQRRESVPQENLKKMIRDLNLKVTDQRLLILEALQSGRTHVTAQEVFEIVLSKDNTVGFATVYRFLRKLTESSYVTEVRMGGLPARYELTPRQHHDHMTCTHCGKICEFENDEIEVLQNRVAESLGFQLTHHVLELYGVCPDCQRRESTIAGRKRA; from the coding sequence ATGAATCTGAGCACACCCGAAGTTTCGAATGAGTCGATCCTTCCCCGGCAAGAAACGATCACCGATCGCCTTCAGCGCCGCGAGTCCGTTCCGCAAGAAAATCTGAAAAAAATGATACGCGACCTGAACTTGAAGGTCACCGACCAGCGCCTTTTGATCCTGGAAGCGCTCCAGAGCGGCCGCACGCACGTGACCGCCCAAGAGGTCTTCGAGATCGTTCTGTCGAAAGACAATACCGTCGGTTTCGCCACCGTTTACCGCTTCCTGCGCAAGCTCACCGAGAGCAGCTACGTGACCGAGGTCCGTATGGGCGGCTTGCCGGCGCGTTACGAGCTGACTCCGCGTCAGCACCACGACCACATGACCTGCACGCATTGCGGGAAGATCTGCGAGTTCGAGAACGACGAGATCGAAGTGCTCCAGAACCGTGTGGCGGAAAGCCTGGGATTCCAGCTCACGCATCACGTCCTGGAATTGTACGGAGTTTGTCCCGACTGCCAGCGCCGTGAATCGACGATTGCCGGACGCAAACGCGCCTGA
- a CDS encoding acyl-CoA dehydrogenase family protein has protein sequence MEKNFWEEIGNKIKTAFEDAEKKGKIELSILKNAPAVMAYLKDLNGEELLLMLDQVRKIKKRKNPKFPPINGDFYNTAEFLPPHERLILEKVKNFAKTEVEPLATEYWMRGEFPFQLIEKMKSLNIVGLTYDKANGGQELSHLLEGMIGQELARVDVSTCTFFGVHSGLAMNSIYYCGSDEQKREFLPAMIKMDKIGAFALTEPEVGSAASMGLKTTCKRSGDTWTIRGEKKWIGNATFADHIIVWAKDDDDHQVKGFIVDRETAGVETEKIEDKMSLRIVQNAIIRLKDVKVPESRRLQNANSFKDTARVLKTTRAGVAWQAVGCARGAYEHTLEYTLNRRQFGRPIAGFQITQDLLAQMLSQLTAMQTMVAQLSRLQDQGAMTDEQASLAKVFCTVTCRSITSLSRELLGANGILISNKVARFLGDAEALYSYEGTKQINSLVVGRAITGQSAFT, from the coding sequence ATGGAAAAGAACTTTTGGGAAGAGATCGGCAACAAAATCAAAACCGCCTTCGAGGACGCCGAGAAGAAGGGCAAAATCGAACTCAGCATCTTGAAAAATGCGCCGGCGGTGATGGCCTACTTGAAAGATCTGAACGGCGAAGAGCTTCTGCTCATGCTCGATCAAGTTCGTAAGATCAAAAAACGCAAGAACCCGAAGTTCCCACCCATCAACGGGGACTTTTACAATACCGCCGAGTTCCTGCCGCCCCATGAGCGGCTGATTCTCGAGAAGGTCAAAAACTTCGCGAAGACCGAAGTCGAGCCCCTCGCCACCGAATACTGGATGCGCGGCGAATTTCCGTTTCAGCTCATCGAAAAGATGAAAAGTTTAAACATCGTGGGACTCACCTACGACAAAGCCAACGGCGGTCAGGAACTGAGCCATCTGCTGGAAGGCATGATCGGCCAAGAGCTCGCCCGAGTGGACGTGTCGACCTGCACCTTCTTCGGCGTGCATAGCGGTCTCGCGATGAACTCGATTTACTATTGTGGTTCCGACGAGCAGAAACGCGAGTTCCTGCCCGCGATGATCAAGATGGACAAGATCGGCGCTTTTGCGCTGACCGAACCCGAGGTGGGATCCGCCGCCTCGATGGGCTTGAAAACGACCTGCAAACGCAGTGGCGACACCTGGACGATTCGCGGCGAAAAGAAATGGATCGGGAACGCGACCTTCGCGGATCACATCATCGTGTGGGCGAAGGACGATGACGATCATCAGGTCAAGGGCTTCATCGTCGACCGCGAAACCGCGGGCGTCGAGACCGAAAAGATCGAGGACAAGATGTCGCTCCGGATCGTGCAGAACGCGATCATCCGCTTGAAAGACGTGAAAGTCCCCGAATCCCGGCGCCTGCAAAATGCCAATAGCTTCAAAGATACCGCGCGCGTTTTGAAAACGACACGGGCCGGAGTCGCCTGGCAAGCCGTGGGCTGCGCCCGCGGCGCCTACGAACACACCCTCGAGTATACGTTGAATCGCCGTCAGTTCGGCCGCCCCATCGCGGGTTTCCAGATCACGCAGGATCTGCTCGCGCAGATGCTTTCGCAGCTGACCGCCATGCAAACCATGGTCGCCCAACTGAGCCGGCTGCAGGACCAAGGCGCGATGACCGACGAGCAGGCCTCGCTGGCGAAGGTCTTCTGCACGGTCACCTGCCGCTCGATCACGAGCCTCTCGCGCGAACTTCTCGGCGCGAACGGGATCCTGATTTCGAACAAGGTCGCGCGCTTCCTCGGCGACGCGGAAGCTTTGTATTCTTACGAGGGCACGAAGCAGATCAACAGTCTGGTGGTGGGACGCGCGATCACGGGTCAGAGCGCGTTCACTTAA
- the mreC gene encoding rod shape-determining protein MreC — MNWFQLNLRKLMWFGLALMLPLLSLNMQRKPFESAWYDQPFHLLVGGVQNLFFIFSDGVRGTTGEYLNLLDIKAENARLKSANAELLTRLTQYDELVKENSRLAGLLDFREKSKMELVAAEVVSRDILADHSTVRINKGTHHGLRSGQAVMTVDGVAGYIYRPENFSSLVLLVTDRYAVVDGIVSRSRARGIVEGKSRNMSALRYVERFEDVKVGDMVVTSGLDNIFPKGLPIAVVESVDMPSSSVSLKVDLRPVVDPDKIEEVFVVLNAANQDLTERYQVAANTTAPEAALLAPLPGAGATAPTSSKTETKPAPAALAPSGAQ, encoded by the coding sequence TTGAATTGGTTCCAGCTCAATTTGCGCAAGCTGATGTGGTTCGGCCTCGCGCTGATGCTGCCGCTGCTCTCGTTGAATATGCAGCGCAAGCCCTTTGAATCCGCTTGGTACGACCAACCTTTCCACTTGCTGGTGGGGGGCGTACAGAATCTGTTTTTCATTTTCTCTGACGGCGTGCGCGGCACGACCGGGGAATACCTGAATCTGCTCGATATCAAGGCGGAGAACGCCCGCCTGAAAAGCGCGAACGCCGAGCTGCTGACGCGCCTGACCCAGTATGACGAGCTCGTGAAAGAGAACTCGCGCCTGGCCGGACTTTTAGACTTCCGCGAAAAATCCAAGATGGAGCTCGTCGCGGCCGAAGTCGTCAGCCGCGATATTTTGGCGGACCACTCCACCGTGCGGATCAACAAAGGCACCCACCACGGTCTGCGCTCGGGCCAGGCGGTCATGACCGTCGACGGCGTCGCGGGCTACATTTACCGTCCGGAAAACTTCTCGTCGCTCGTGCTGCTTGTCACCGATCGTTACGCCGTCGTCGACGGGATCGTCAGCCGCAGCCGCGCCCGCGGGATCGTCGAAGGAAAATCGCGCAATATGTCCGCGCTCCGTTACGTCGAACGCTTCGAGGACGTGAAGGTCGGCGACATGGTCGTCACCAGCGGCTTGGACAACATCTTCCCCAAAGGTCTGCCGATCGCGGTCGTCGAAAGCGTCGACATGCCGAGCTCTTCGGTCAGCTTGAAGGTCGATCTGCGCCCCGTCGTCGACCCCGACAAAATTGAAGAGGTCTTCGTCGTCTTGAACGCCGCCAATCAAGACCTGACCGAACGTTACCAGGTCGCCGCGAACACGACCGCCCCCGAGGCCGCGCTGCTCGCGCCCCTTCCCGGAGCCGGCGCCACCGCGCCGACAAGCTCGAAGACCGAAACGAAACCCGCACCGGCCGCGCTCGCCCCCTCCGGAGCGCAATGA
- the maf gene encoding septum formation protein Maf, translating to MINIVTTPPLILASTSPYRKALLERLGFDFATRKPPYDEEKLKGLGLAPRELARQLAAGKAESARHSPDEVLIGSDQLGALETAPGQFEILGKPGDREKNIAQLMRLGGRSHSLFTAVCVLYRDQRFEFMDETRITFRPLTEAEVTAVVDRDHPWDCAGGYKFEKAGITLIEKLECADPTAIEGLPLIQLSTVLRGLGYL from the coding sequence ATGATTAACATCGTGACCACCCCGCCCCTGATCCTGGCCTCCACGAGCCCCTACCGCAAAGCCCTGCTGGAGCGGCTCGGCTTCGACTTCGCGACCCGTAAGCCCCCCTATGATGAAGAGAAGCTCAAAGGCCTTGGCCTTGCCCCCCGGGAACTCGCCCGCCAGCTCGCCGCCGGCAAGGCCGAAAGCGCGCGCCACAGCCCGGACGAGGTCCTCATCGGCTCGGACCAACTGGGCGCCCTCGAAACCGCCCCCGGCCAATTCGAAATCCTGGGAAAACCCGGCGACCGCGAAAAAAACATCGCTCAGCTGATGCGTCTGGGGGGCCGAAGCCATTCGCTTTTCACCGCCGTCTGCGTGCTTTACCGTGACCAGCGCTTTGAGTTCATGGACGAAACCCGCATCACCTTCCGCCCGCTCACCGAAGCCGAGGTCACCGCGGTCGTCGACCGCGATCATCCCTGGGACTGCGCGGGCGGTTATAAATTCGAGAAGGCCGGCATCACGCTCATCGAAAAACTCGAGTGCGCCGACCCCACCGCCATCGAGGGACTTCCGCTCATTCAACTCTCGACAGTGCTTCGCGGGCTGGGATACCTTTAA
- a CDS encoding GTP cyclohydrolase I FolE2, producing MIETERDKANLREQRDKVNLPDVSVPEPSLNWGAQLPWVGMREIEVPVKVKLPQGAMLIAGRLDLGVSLDRKEARGIHMSRLFRLAMESLPQNELTLSLLSDLATRSLETHAELSTSVKLALKFNLPLAREALKSQGLGWRNYPVLIRFEKRVNAEASLEKALLEVDVLYSSTCPASAALSRQLNEEASLNHFTGDEIRRDELKQWLHSPASLAATPHAQRSRATVRVELAPSEWGRDLAELLASLVNRLEDALGTPVQTLVKREDEQEFARRNAENLMFCEDAARRLMQALEASPEFLSFEGEVAHFESLHPHDAVATFAKS from the coding sequence ATGATCGAGACCGAGCGCGACAAAGCGAACTTGCGCGAACAGCGCGACAAAGTGAACCTGCCGGACGTTTCCGTCCCCGAACCCAGCCTGAACTGGGGCGCGCAGCTTCCTTGGGTGGGCATGCGCGAGATCGAAGTCCCCGTGAAAGTGAAACTCCCCCAGGGCGCAATGCTGATTGCGGGCCGCCTGGATCTGGGCGTTTCGCTCGACCGCAAAGAGGCGCGCGGCATTCATATGAGCCGCCTGTTCCGTCTGGCCATGGAAAGCCTGCCGCAAAATGAACTCACTTTATCGCTGCTGTCGGACCTGGCCACGCGTTCGCTCGAGACCCATGCGGAGCTTTCGACCAGCGTGAAACTCGCTTTGAAATTCAATCTGCCGCTCGCGCGCGAGGCGCTGAAGTCGCAAGGTTTGGGCTGGCGGAATTACCCCGTCCTGATCCGTTTCGAAAAGCGCGTGAATGCCGAGGCCTCGCTGGAAAAAGCATTGCTCGAAGTGGACGTTCTTTACTCGAGTACCTGCCCCGCTTCGGCGGCGCTGTCGCGCCAACTCAATGAAGAGGCCAGCCTGAATCACTTCACCGGCGACGAGATCCGCCGGGACGAACTGAAGCAGTGGCTGCACTCGCCCGCGTCTTTGGCGGCGACCCCGCACGCCCAGCGCTCGCGCGCTACCGTACGGGTGGAGCTGGCGCCCAGTGAATGGGGCCGCGATCTGGCGGAACTTCTGGCGTCCCTGGTGAACCGTCTGGAAGACGCGCTCGGCACTCCCGTCCAAACCCTCGTCAAACGCGAGGACGAACAAGAGTTCGCGCGCCGGAACGCCGAAAACCTCATGTTCTGTGAGGACGCCGCTCGCCGGCTGATGCAGGCCCTCGAAGCGAGCCCCGAATTCCTGAGCTTCGAAGGCGAAGTCGCCCATTTCGAAAGCCTGCACCCCCACGACGCCGTCGCGACCTTCGCCAAAAGCTAG
- a CDS encoding SurA N-terminal domain-containing protein has translation MAKPSFNENLKRQLAERNLSFKSITAMVIFGMIILVFVLMSGNNHQMTGVGYAAQVNNAYISLKDLDAETSRVERSFGQMFGQLGGAQRSFMTSQALNSLIQGELINQYAEKARIFATDHEVKEVIVKELPYFQEDGRFRRDRYEQILEANRLTPNEFEEKLRKDRKTMRVRQLMEASSSPLKMELEKKKQLSETQMSFAFARLDKNVAVEGMAVTDADVDAKLADASFKSRVEADFAKEPLRYDTQEEVRAQHILIKVDAEKPESDAAARKKIDEIRAKTATQDFGTLAAQNSEDMGSKAAKGDLGFFGRGKMVPEFETVAFAAKVGEVSQPVKSPFGYHLIKVTEKKEAKKAELKDVERQIAKRLINEERYEAEVKNLEEKLAAKDLAAVNAQLAKMGVKWQETGLVEIGTDFIPSMGSREATQAAFKLSAANPLSGIVRESDGSGQKFVLQYKGQSSKPAAEPVSYEMLARERSSERLNQWLEGLQKEAKILRNPSVGANDPMSLGL, from the coding sequence ATGGCGAAGCCGTCGTTCAACGAGAATTTGAAACGTCAATTGGCAGAACGGAATCTGTCGTTCAAGTCGATCACCGCGATGGTGATCTTCGGAATGATCATTCTGGTTTTCGTCCTCATGTCGGGGAACAATCACCAGATGACCGGCGTGGGCTATGCGGCTCAAGTGAACAACGCCTACATCTCGCTGAAGGATCTGGACGCCGAAACCTCCCGGGTCGAGCGGAGTTTTGGGCAGATGTTTGGGCAGCTTGGCGGGGCGCAGCGTTCGTTCATGACCAGCCAGGCGTTGAACTCCCTGATTCAAGGGGAGCTGATCAATCAGTACGCCGAGAAAGCCCGGATTTTCGCCACAGACCATGAAGTCAAAGAAGTGATCGTTAAAGAACTGCCGTATTTCCAAGAGGACGGCCGCTTCCGCCGCGACCGTTACGAGCAGATCCTCGAGGCGAACCGCCTGACGCCCAACGAGTTTGAGGAAAAACTCCGCAAGGACCGCAAAACCATGCGCGTCCGCCAGCTGATGGAAGCGTCGAGCTCGCCCCTGAAAATGGAGCTCGAGAAGAAGAAGCAACTTTCGGAAACCCAAATGAGCTTTGCTTTTGCGCGCCTGGACAAAAACGTCGCGGTGGAAGGCATGGCGGTCACCGATGCCGATGTCGACGCGAAACTCGCCGACGCCTCCTTCAAAAGCCGGGTCGAGGCCGACTTCGCGAAAGAACCCCTGCGTTATGACACCCAAGAGGAAGTCCGCGCTCAGCACATCCTGATCAAGGTGGATGCGGAAAAGCCCGAATCCGACGCGGCCGCACGCAAAAAGATCGACGAGATCCGCGCCAAGACGGCGACTCAGGACTTTGGGACTTTGGCGGCGCAGAATTCCGAAGACATGGGCTCGAAAGCCGCAAAGGGTGACCTCGGCTTCTTCGGTCGCGGCAAGATGGTTCCCGAGTTCGAAACGGTCGCCTTTGCCGCGAAAGTCGGCGAAGTCAGCCAGCCCGTCAAATCGCCCTTCGGCTATCACTTGATCAAAGTGACCGAGAAGAAAGAAGCGAAGAAGGCCGAGTTGAAAGACGTCGAGCGCCAGATCGCGAAACGTTTGATCAACGAAGAGCGCTACGAAGCGGAAGTGAAAAACCTGGAAGAGAAACTCGCCGCGAAAGACCTGGCGGCGGTGAACGCGCAGCTCGCGAAGATGGGCGTGAAGTGGCAAGAGACCGGTTTGGTCGAGATCGGCACCGACTTCATTCCCTCCATGGGCAGCCGCGAGGCCACTCAAGCGGCGTTCAAACTCAGCGCCGCGAATCCGCTTTCGGGCATCGTGCGTGAGTCCGACGGCAGTGGCCAGAAGTTCGTCCTCCAATATAAGGGACAAAGTTCGAAACCCGCGGCCGAGCCCGTTTCGTACGAGATGCTGGCGCGCGAGCGCAGCTCGGAGCGTTTGAACCAGTGGCTCGAAGGCCTGCAAAAAGAGGCGAAGATCCTGCGCAACCCCTCGGTGGGTGCGAACGATCCCATGAGCTTGGGTCTTTGA
- the cdd gene encoding cytidine deaminase, with the protein MSDKLLKIAEKYLSHSHSPYSKAQVASAVELENGEIFGGCNIENASYGGTVCAERVAIWKALSEYPGQKLKRVLVMTDTANPWPPCGFCRQVIAEFAKPSTEILLANKSGVKSTHAFQDILPLAFGAEDLKK; encoded by the coding sequence ATGTCCGACAAGCTTTTGAAAATCGCCGAAAAATACCTGTCCCACTCGCACTCGCCCTACTCGAAAGCGCAGGTCGCGTCCGCCGTGGAGCTTGAGAACGGCGAGATCTTCGGTGGCTGCAACATCGAGAACGCGAGTTACGGCGGCACCGTCTGTGCCGAGCGCGTGGCGATCTGGAAAGCGCTTTCGGAATATCCGGGACAAAAGCTGAAGCGGGTTTTGGTGATGACCGACACCGCGAATCCGTGGCCGCCCTGCGGTTTCTGCCGTCAGGTCATCGCGGAGTTCGCCAAACCCAGCACCGAAATCCTGCTCGCCAACAAAAGCGGCGTGAAATCGACCCACGCCTTCCAGGACATCCTGCCCCTCGCCTTCGGGGCGGAAGACCTGAAGAAATAG